Part of the Methanothermobacter sp. MT-2 genome is shown below.
GTTAAATATACTCTTGGTTAAATTGAAGTATTAGGTGATAATTGTGAATTCGCAAAGAGGTAATATACAAAGACCACTTGATGCGCTGGGTAATTCATTGAATTCTCCAGTTCTAATTAAACTGAAGGGTGACAGGGAATTCAGAGGTGTTCTTAAGAGTTTCGACCTCCATATGAACCTTGTGTTAAATGATGCCGAGGAACTGGAAGATGGTGAGGTTACCAGGAGGCTTGGAACAGTATTAATTAGGGGAGATAACATAGTTTATATATCTCCATAGTATTCATAGAAAATTTGGATTAAAGCTCATTTTTAGGAGGGATTCAAAAACATGAAAGGCACTCCATCATTCGGTAAGAGGAATAAAAGCTTACATATAAGATGTAGACGTTGTGGAAGAAACGCTTATCACATACGTAAAAAGGTATGTGCTGCTTGTGGATTCGGAAGATCCAAGCGGATGAGACGTTATAGTTGGCAGAATAAGAAGATTAATGGTCGAAGGTTGAAATAGATGTTGGATAATCGGGCCCCTATTGATGTGCGCATAATAGTTGAGGGAGCATCTGATGTGGAGAGCGTTTCCAGGGCTCTTCAGGATGTTTCATTGGGTTCTAAGTACCATATAACAATCTCTTCTATAATACCAACCACAAGCCTAGAAATAGCTAAAAGGGCTGTTGAAGGCGCTGACATAGTCCTCATAGCCACAGATGCGGATGCAACCGGACGAGAACTTGCAGAGAAGTTCCAGAGAAACCTTAAAGGTGCTGTGGGGCATGTTGAAAGGGTGAAATTACCCTATGGCCATGATGTGGAATACATCGACCCCAGGCTAATGATGGAAGAGATAAAAAATGCTATTATAAGGGCGGGTTTATCCTCAATCTCCAACATAAGAAAACTTAGAAAACTCGAGGAAAAGGTAAACCAATATAAAAATGAAATAGGCGAATTAGCCAATGAAAACAACAATCTAGAAACTGAAAATGCCAACCTAGCCAATGAAATAGAAAAAATCCAGGAAGAGAAGGAGGAACTGAAATCCAAATTAGAAGAATTAGATGAGAAATTCACCAAACTCAAGGAAGAGTACCAGGAAATTAAAGAAAAATACAAGGATCTTAAAGGTAAAAACCTCCTTGAAATATTCCCCCTCCATGAATTATGGAAAGACCTTTTTGAAGAAGAACCAGAAGATGAAGAAAAGATTGTAAAGGTAGCAGACACCCTTAAAACTGAAAATCTGATCATAGGACAAGGTTACATCGCTGCAACCTCAAAAGAGGATGCGATGGCCTGTCTGAGAACCATAAGAACAATCCTGATTTTAATGAACACGGAAGAAGAGTGATAAACCGTGGGGGGAGAATCTAAAGTGAAGGACAAATGTGGTATCGTGGGCATATACTCCTCCAACAAGGATAAAAATATCGCCCCCCACATCTACTATGGACTCTACGCCCTCCAACACCGCGGACAAGAATCAGCGGGCATATCAACATCAAACGGCAAAATATCCTACACACACAAGGGAATGGGACTAGTATACGAGGTATTCAACGGCAAAAAACTGAAAAAACTCAAGGGAAACGTGGGAATCGGCCACGTAAGATATTCCACAACTGGAAAATCTAGGATAGAAAATTCACAACCATTCCATACTAGAATAGACGGCTTAGATATTGCTATAGCCCATAACGGTGACATAGTAAACTCATGGGAACTTCGAAGAAAACTAGAAAAAGAAGGCCACACCTTCAAATCAACCACAGACTCAGAGGTCATCACACACCTTATCAGGAGGGAATACCAAAAGGACAACAACATTATAAAAGCCATCGAAAAAACATCAAAACAACTCATAGGATCATACTCCCTCGTAATCCTCTTCAACCACGAATTATATGTTGTAAGAGACCCCCTTGGAATAAAACCATTAGCATTAGCAGAAAAAAATGGTACATGGATGGTGGCATCTGAAAGTGTTGCATTCGATGTCATAGGCGCTGAATACCAAAGAGACATACAACCAGGGGAAATAATCCACCTAAACAATAAAATAGAATCACACATCATCAAAGGCTCAGAGAAGATCAGAAGAGCCCATTGCATGTTCGAATACGTATACTTCGCACGACCAGACAGCATAATAGACGGCAGGAACGTCTATGAAGTCCGCTTAAACATTGGAAGAGCACTCCACAGGGAACATCCAGTTGACGTCGACATCGTAATGCCAGTACCAGACTCTGCCATAACAGCCGCAATCGGCTACTCAAGAGAATCAGGGATACCCTATGGTGAAGGCCTTATAAAAAACCGTTACGTTGGGCGCACATTCATCATGCCAACCCAAGAAGAAAGAGAAACAGCAGTCAAACTCAAAATGAACCCTATAAAATCAGAACTTGAAAACAAAAGAATAGTATTAATAGATGATAGCATAGTCAGAGGCACAACATCAAAAGCCCTCATAGACGTGCTAAAAGAAGCCGGAGCACGTGAAATACACCTAAGGATAGGGTGCCCTCCAATAATATCACCCTGCTACTATGGAATTGCAATGGCAACAAAAGAAGAACTCCTAGCATCCAATAAGACGATCAAAGAGATAGAGGACATACTAGGTGTTGACTCCCTAGGTTACCTGAGCATAAAATCCCTCGTAAAAGCCATAGGCATCAGCAAAGAAGATCTTTGCACAGGATGCCTCGAAGGAGAATACCCAACCCCAATACCATCAAAAATCAAAAATTAATTTTTTTCTATTAGGTGAGCTTATGGTTGAACTTTTAGCACCTGCTAGAGATTTCCCCTCAATCTCAGCAGCCCTTAAAAATGGTGCCGATGCAGTCTATATTGGAATGGAAGGATGCAATCTCAGGGCCAACGCATCCAATTTCAGCCTAGAAGAGATAAAAGAAGCCACAAGGATAATCCATGACAATAATGCGAAGATATACGTTTGCACAAACACCATACTCAAAGACAAAGATCTTAAAGATTTGGAATCAAAGCTACCAACACTACATAGCCTAGGAATAGATGCCATCATAGTATCAGACCTTGGAGCCATTGAATTAGCCGCCGATAACGGACTTGAAGTCCATGTAAGCGTCCAAGCTAACATCACCAACGCCAAAAGTTTAAAAATACTTAAAAAAATAGGGGCTAAGAGGGTTATACTATCAAGAGAACTTTCACTGGATGAAATAAAAGAAATTACAAGAAAATCCCCCATAGAAATTGAAGTTTTCGTCCACGGAGCCCTTTGCATGGCAATATCAGGACGCTGCCTTTTAAGCTATCACCTCTATGGTAAAAGCGCGAATAATGGAGAATGCCTCCAACCATGCAGAAAAGCATGGAAAATAATATCAGAGGACAAAGAGACACTGATACTAGAATCAGCCATAGAAGGAAACATCAGAACCTACCTTCTAAGTCCAAAAGACCTTTGCATGATAGAACATATACCATCACTCATTGATACTGGAGTACACGCCCTCAAAATTGAAGGAAGAGCAAGACCAGCAGACTATGTTGCAACTGTAACACGAATC
Proteins encoded:
- a CDS encoding peptidase; this encodes MVELLAPARDFPSISAALKNGADAVYIGMEGCNLRANASNFSLEEIKEATRIIHDNNAKIYVCTNTILKDKDLKDLESKLPTLHSLGIDAIIVSDLGAIELAADNGLEVHVSVQANITNAKSLKILKKIGAKRVILSRELSLDEIKEITRKSPIEIEVFVHGALCMAISGRCLLSYHLYGKSANNGECLQPCRKAWKIISEDKETLILESAIEGNIRTYLLSPKDLCMIEHIPSLIDTGVHALKIEGRARPADYVATVTRIYREAINSHLQGSWKFKKEWIKELQKVFNRGFDQGFYFKQPKQGPPQNRAKYIKKDIGQVLNYYRKAKAAEIKLWDELKIGDEIIIQGKTTGSLTQKVKSLQINKKNVKRADKCRVGVKVTGRVRPGDLVYKRVEKENPIKDY
- a CDS encoding glutamine phosphoribosylpyrophosphate amidotransferase; the encoded protein is MKDKCGIVGIYSSNKDKNIAPHIYYGLYALQHRGQESAGISTSNGKISYTHKGMGLVYEVFNGKKLKKLKGNVGIGHVRYSTTGKSRIENSQPFHTRIDGLDIAIAHNGDIVNSWELRRKLEKEGHTFKSTTDSEVITHLIRREYQKDNNIIKAIEKTSKQLIGSYSLVILFNHELYVVRDPLGIKPLALAEKNGTWMVASESVAFDVIGAEYQRDIQPGEIIHLNNKIESHIIKGSEKIRRAHCMFEYVYFARPDSIIDGRNVYEVRLNIGRALHREHPVDVDIVMPVPDSAITAAIGYSRESGIPYGEGLIKNRYVGRTFIMPTQEERETAVKLKMNPIKSELENKRIVLIDDSIVRGTTSKALIDVLKEAGAREIHLRIGCPPIISPCYYGIAMATKEELLASNKTIKEIEDILGVDSLGYLSIKSLVKAIGISKEDLCTGCLEGEYPTPIPSKIKN
- a CDS encoding small nuclear ribonucleoprotein; translation: MNSQRGNIQRPLDALGNSLNSPVLIKLKGDREFRGVLKSFDLHMNLVLNDAEELEDGEVTRRLGTVLIRGDNIVYISP
- a CDS encoding TOPRIM domain-containing protein, yielding MLDNRAPIDVRIIVEGASDVESVSRALQDVSLGSKYHITISSIIPTTSLEIAKRAVEGADIVLIATDADATGRELAEKFQRNLKGAVGHVERVKLPYGHDVEYIDPRLMMEEIKNAIIRAGLSSISNIRKLRKLEEKVNQYKNEIGELANENNNLETENANLANEIEKIQEEKEELKSKLEELDEKFTKLKEEYQEIKEKYKDLKGKNLLEIFPLHELWKDLFEEEPEDEEKIVKVADTLKTENLIIGQGYIAATSKEDAMACLRTIRTILILMNTEEE